A stretch of DNA from Bacteroidota bacterium:
CTGTGTCGTAACCAATGTAAAGTTACTGGTTTTTTTATTCCGGATAATAAAAGTGATTTTTTTAATACCTGCTGCAAACTCCGCTCGTCATACTGCTGCCCTCTTACTACACCTTCAAATAGCCATACCTTTGGCCTGTAATTCTTGTAATATTCCCTCAGCATACTTATCAGCTTCTCCGAAACAGGCACTATCCGGTCTTTCTTTCCTTTCGCTTGCCTGATAATTAGCAAGCCCCTGCGACTGTCAACATCGACTAGTTTCAGATTCAGTAATTCACTTCGACGCAATCCACACCCATATATCAAACTCAACATCGCATGATGCTTAATGTTTTTCATCGCTAGCAGCAACGCTTTCACTTCATCCCTGCTTAACACATTCGGTAGCCTGTATTCACGTCGTGGTCGCTCAACCTGTTCCACCTCAACTTCCTGACCAGTTACCTCCCTGCAAAATAGTTTCAAAGCATTGATGAACTGATTCTGATATGATTGGCTCAGCCTTTTCTTCAGAATATATTCATTCGTAAACTTAACAACAAGCTCATTCAGGGTACTATCTTTACCAGCTGTCAGAGTAAACCGTAAGAAA
This window harbors:
- a CDS encoding tyrosine-type recombinase/integrase, which codes for MKTIQVEEGIVNSRRRLLLYFAYDKETIAIIRTIPGARWEPAMKCWHIGFTQANLNKILNIFSNNALLNLDGLKHQLTNDLLIRKDDEKLFLPLPVREADQIESLVRWMEHRRYSSSTIRTYSEILSIFLRFTLTAGKDSTLNELVVKFTNEYILKKRLSQSYQNQFINALKLFCREVTGQEVEVEQVERPRREYRLPNVLSRDEVKALLLAMKNIKHHAMLSLIYGCGLRRSELLNLKLVDVDSRRGLLIIRQAKGKKDRIVPVSEKLISMLREYYKNYRPKVWLFEGVVRGQQYDERSLQQVLKKSLLLSGIKKPVTLHWLRHSYATHLHESGVDIRYIQELLGHRSSRTTEIYTHVSARSIQSIRSPFDDL